In Plasmodium brasilianum strain Bolivian I chromosome 1, whole genome shotgun sequence, a single genomic region encodes these proteins:
- a CDS encoding protein transport protein USE1, which produces MSIEFEEIFEFLREIEISCDSFNECKEKKENIIVFLNELKSYIDDISISLKERINHPDNVTTQFDILKKIINKKEVLENVIIKEKEQFKFVCQQHREESTYYKDDYLVNFANDRSNNVSPNEYSVHEDPPFDVVNLCSQMDVQGISSETNNNIKNASYSSLTYCIKEASLLHHIDENSIVEREYLLNNEMEKFEDIKEKDKTNSRSDKIINNKENSHMQEKKVKEAGGVEMKKEEHKYYENGQKQISQMLLHKSEKDVNKKSNNIKSLDDNIEIVKDDIIKEWSEQIDDYDNLIHEYSFEYKKMGFQKKNEKRKNNNMSDENIDEELCLLAQEMKENVLTYREIIIEDNRTLEKSANKQALNIDSLTDVNKRTKTYCQSCMRHFGVQQNFGKRLH; this is translated from the exons ATGTCAATAGAGTTTGAAGagatttttgaatttttgaGGGAGATTGAAATATCATGTGACAGTTTCAATGAGtgtaaggaaaaaaaagaaaacataattgtatttttaaatgaattgaAGTCATACATTGATGATATATCCATTTCGTTAAAGGAGCGGATAAATCATCCAGATAATGTTACTACACAGTTTGATATACTGAAAAagattattaataaaaaggaagtaTTAGAAAATGTAATCATAAAAGAGAAGGAACAGTTTAAGTTTGTGTGTCAGCAGCATAGAGAAGAGAGTACTTATTATAAGGATGACTACTTGGTTAATTTTGCTAATGATAGAAGTAACAATGTTTCCCCGAATGAATATAGCGTACATGAGGACCCCCCATTTGATGTTGTTAACCTGTGCAGTCAGATGGATGTCCAAGGTATTAGTAgtgaaacaaataataacataaaaaacgCTAGTTACAGTTCATTGACATATTGTATAAAAGAGGCATCACTACTACACCATATTGATGAAAATAGCATTGTAGAAAGGGAGTATTTACTAAATaatgaaatggaaaaatttgaagatataaaagaaaaagataagacCAATTCAAGAAGTGACaagataataaataataaagaaaacagTCATATGCAGGAAAAGAAGGTGAAAGAAGCAGGAGGGGTAGAGATGAAGAAGGAggaacataaatattatgaaaatggGCAAAAACAGATATCACAAATGCTACTACATAAGAGTGAAAAggatgtaaataaaaaaagtaacaaCATAAAAAGTTTAGATGATAACATCGAAATAGTAAAAGATGACATTATCAAAGAATGGAGTGAGCAGATAGACGATTACGATAATTTAATACATGAATATTCGTttgaatacaaaaaaatgggatttcaaaaaaaaaatgaaaaaaggaaaaataataatatgtccGATGAGAATATTGATGAAGAGTTATGTTTACTGGCACaagaaatgaaagaaaatgtTTTAACCTACAGAGAAATAATTATAGAAGACAATAGAACGTTAGAGAAATCTGCAAACAAACAAGCACTTAATATAGATTCTTTAACTGATGTGAATAAAAGAACCAAAA CGTATTGCCAATCCTGTATGCGACATTTTGGAGTACAACAAAATTTTGGGAAACGTCTTCACTGA
- a CDS encoding hypothetical protein (conserved Plasmodium protein): MKTTNRKGSSLSEEVTGGIKTKKASEDFREYNDDNNICNVDSSDHNKVAKKAKKANDSKQKEKMIKKKIKERKIMEKKIMKKKKKEKKKGKKKKEKREMHKLKQEEDHLTDSEDVTYNDDNLFMDSRLKKKKKKNTNINTPSGSSCSSSTIDSNNNSGAMLTNKERRKKQKKAKKRKCSVEYLKLNEYDEHYEKELVTYAMKGFNKYVKFLKNYKNITTEEMHVATKKPKHLYI, encoded by the coding sequence ATGAAGACTACTAACCGTAAGGGGAGTTCATTAAGTGAAGAAGTTACTGGGGGTATAAAGACGAAAAAAGCTAGCGAAGATTTTAGGGAATATAATGATGACAATAATATATGCAATGTGGACTCAAGTGATCATAATAAAGTTGCAAAAAAAGCGAAGAAGGCTAATGATTCGaaacaaaaggaaaaaatgattaaaaaaaaaataaaggaaaggaaaataatggaaaagaaaataatgaagaaaaaaaaaaaggaaaaaaaaaaaggaaaaaaaaaaaaagagaaacgGGAAATGCATAAGTTAAAACAGGAAGAGGATCACTTGACCGATTCCGAGGACGTAACGTACAATGACGACAACCTTTTCATGGACAGcaggttaaaaaaaaaaaaaaaaaaaaatactaacaTAAATACTCCTAGCGGTAGTAGCTGCAGTAGTAGTACCATAGACAGCAATAACAATAGTGGCGCTATGTTGACAAATAAAGAAAGGCGCAAAAAACAGAAGAAAgcgaaaaaaagaaagtgtTCAgttgaatatttaaaattaaatgaatatgaCGAACATTATGAAAAGGAGTTGGTTACTTATGCTATGAAGGGATTTAACAAATacgtaaaatttttaaaaaattacaaaaatataacgaCGGAAGAAATGCATGTAGCTACGAAAAAACCCaagcatttatatatatga
- a CDS encoding DNA repair protein RAD14, producing MPPSDESQHEEEEANYNNILYENNLTDEIDYFNENLPHINFYLKFQKKEFLKNFFNELEKKEKDGIIIDTFAEGNENDKWNNIPDETTNRHIADNCKEGDVDANNHDVLTEEGGFYIDESNSDVEKTSDRSRLNVMTSVYKSFVLSEGKDEHVTHLEENHEYTKKINSIFQQNKELFIFSIERVIENNDDLILQEYCFLCDKKKKPNKVLSSINIYICNECKGSDSNFRMISLTKLINKYSLNMYDLTKYEKQLALLTTKNPRGYSKQMKLYFLFQIKEIAIRKHGSMAKVKSLYHTKILNIKTSKSNKAIVKKNTVHKLKKPKSIYSKHMENIEKRKIICDNNQHDFHPPLCTNQDDNVYVKKCKICSYQVEYIQF from the coding sequence ATGCCACCAAGTGACGAGTCGCAGCACGAAGAGGAAGAAgctaattataataatatattatatgaaaacaaTTTGACGGATGAAATTGATTACTTCAATGAAAATTTACcacatattaatttttacttaaaatttcaaaaaaaagaatttttgaaaaatttttttaacgaattggaaaaaaaggaaaaagatgGAATAATTATAGACACATTTGCAGaaggaaatgaaaatgataaatggAATAATATACCTGATGAAACTACTAATAGACACATTGCTGACAACTGTAAAGAGGGTGATGTGGATGCAAATAACCATGATGTACTAACTGAAGAGGGGGGTTTCTACATAGATGAAAGTAATTCCGATGTAGAAAAGACTTCGGATAGATCAAGACTAAACGTTATGACTAGTGTATACAAATCTTTTGTATTGTCTGAAGGAAAGGATGAACATGTAACTCATCTCGAGGAAAATCATGAATacacgaaaaaaataaatagcatttttcaacaaaataaagaattgtTCATTTTTAGCATTGAACGAGtaattgaaaataatgatgaCCTAATATTACAAGAATACTGTTTCTTatgtgataaaaaaaaaaaacctaaCAAAGTGTTAAgtagtattaatatatatatatgcaatgaATGTAAAGGTTCAGATAGTAATTTTAGAATGATTTCTTTAactaaattaattaataaatattctttaaatatgtacgatttgacaaaatatgaaaaacagCTAGCTCTATTGACTACTAAAAACCCTCGAGGTTATTCAAAACAAATGaagctttattttttgtttcaaataaaagaaatagcTATACGAAAACATGGATCCATGGCTAAGGTAAAATCTTTATAtcatacaaaaattttaaatataaaaactagTAAAAGCAATAAAGCTAttgtaaaaaagaatactgttcataaattaaaaaaacccAAAAGTATTTATAGCAAGCATATggaaaatattgaaaaaaggaaaattatatGTGATAATAACCAACATGATTTTCACCCCCCACTGTGCACCAATCAAGATGATAACGTCTATGTTAAGAAATGCAAAATTTGCTCTTACCAAGTGGAATACAttcaattttaa
- a CDS encoding 50S ribosomal protein L1, whose translation MKSFMSFVNATVDCGLTNGGCYRSKLFFVERRGRKYIPFYDSKRDKKKKEKGKETEVKDVGIANKVGVADEVGVADEEGKIRKMSKVGKTAEINRNNVLEEGGKRTGVKSPCENFVPTLSPMSGLKILYSLKESSRYPIGGSGNNNGEDPLSKNGKINLSLIIKIDIKRESLRGMCNLAHSVDKNKKILVLVDEDIEILKNSGAHYVGLEYINKIKNGWLDFNICITNFKNINKILPIAKILGPKKLMPNIKSNTLVDNIKETIIKIKGGNTIEYRSEQIDINTYDLYNKIYNFQNVNINSMAHIIVHIASTDMQFYNILDNIKYFVNHVIKTNTHASHTEKETNCTFTWPPITSKKKKRVNYLHKTVVYLIIVKNNTPSLLYSGAETETEAETEAGAEAENEAEAETEAETETEAETEAEAENEAEAETEAEAETEAEAETEAETETKTKTKTKTKNTFLIDQASLQYSTTTHSSIWLYSSTHCM comes from the exons ATGAAGTCCTTTATGTCGTTTGTCAATGCAACAGTTGACTGCGGACTAACAAACGGGGGATGTTACAGGAGTAAGCTGTTTTTTGTTGAAAGGAGGGGGAGGAAGTATATACCGTTTTATGACTCGAAAAGggacaaaaagaaaaaggaaaaagggaAAGAAACTGAAGTAAAGGATGTGGGTATAGCGAATAAAGTGGGTGTAGCAGACGAAGTGGGTGTAGCGGACGAAGAGGGTAAAATCAGGAAAATGAGCAAAGTGGGAAAAACTGCcgaaataaatagaaataatgtATTGGAGGAAGGAGGAAAGAGAACAGGAGTAAAATCTCCATGCGAGAATTTTGTCCCTACATTATCGCCCATGAGTGGtctaaaaatattgtacagCTTAAAAGAGAGTAGTAGGTACCCTATTGGAGGaagtggtaataataatggtgAGGACCCCTTGagtaaaaatgggaaaataaatcttagcttaataataaaaatagatataaaaaGAGAGTCTTTAAGAGGAATGTGTAATCTTGCACATAGTGTAgacaagaataaaaaaattctggTTTTGGTAGATGAAGAtattgaaattttaaaaaactctGGAGCACATTATGTAGGattagaatatattaataaaataaaaaatggatggctagattttaatatatgtataacgaattttaaaaatataaataaaatattacctATTGCAAAAATATTGGGACCAAAAAAGCTTATGCCTAATATTAAATCTAATACACTTGTAGATAATATTAAAGAGAcgattataaaaataaaaggtgGAAATACCATTGAATATAGAAGCGAACAAATagacataaatacatatgacttatataataaaatatataattttcaaaatgttaatataaattccATGGCACATATAATTGTACATATCGCTTCTACCGATATgcaattttataatatattagataatattaaatattttgtaaaccATGTTATTAAAACTAATACACATGCAAGTCATACAGAAAAGGAAACCAACTGTACATTTACATGGCCACCTATTacttcgaaaaaaaaaaaaagagtaaattATCTTCACAAAACAGTAGTTTACTTAATAATAGTCAAGAACAACACTCCGAGTCTTTTATACTCGGGGG CTGAAACTGAAACTGAAGCTGAAACTGAAGCTGGAGCTGAAGCTGAAAATGAAGCTGAAGCTGAAACTGAAGCTGAAACTGAAACTGAAGCTGAAACTGAAGCTGAAGCTGAAAATGAAGCTGAAGCTGAAACTGAAGCTGAAGCTGAAACTGAAGCTGAAGCTGAAACTGAAGCTGAAACTGAAACTAAAACTAAAACTAAAACTAAAACTAAAAATACTTTC CTCATCGATCAAGCAAGCCTACAGTATTCTACTACTACACATTCATCTATATGGTTGTATTCCAGTACACACTGCATGTAG
- a CDS encoding 60S ribosomal protein L34, with product MAQRVHYRKHNHYNTKSNKVRPVRTPGGKLTVHVVKKKAGKPKCADCKTAIQGVKALRPADNRRARKKNRTVSRAYGGSICAKCIRERIMRAFLFEEQKCVRQVLKEKKKQEKKVKKVKKEKKKTATKGTKKTSNKKGKKPADSKKKGR from the exons ATGGCACAAAGAGTACATTATCGTAAACATAATCACTATAACACAAAATCAAATAAAGTAAGACCAGTTAGAACTCCAGGGGGAAAATTAACTGTTCATGTTGTAAAGAAAAAGGCAGGTAAACCAAAATGTGCAGACTGTAAAACAGCCATTCAGGGg GTAAAAGCCTTAAGGCCAGCAGACAATCGTAgagctagaaaaaaaaacagaacaGTGTCAAGGGCATATGGTGGTTCAATATGTGCTAAGTGCATAAGAGAAAGAATCATGAGagcttttttatttgaagaaCAAAAATGTGTTAGACAagttttaaaagaaaaaaagaaacaagaaaaaaaagtgaaaaaggttaaaaaggaaaagaaaaaaacagcTACCAAAGGCACAAAAAAAACCAGTAATAAGAAAGGGAAAAAACCTGCagatagtaaaaaaaaagggagatAA